In Paenibacillus sp. G2S3, a single window of DNA contains:
- a CDS encoding altronate dehydratase family protein codes for MKEVLQINEADNVAVALKDYQAGDTIVIGSKEIKITEDIARGHKIALTSISEGENVLKYGYPIGHAKAPIAPGEWVHTHNTKTKLTGVEEYTFEQKLTPDPFKAENLTFKGYRRFDGSVGIRNELWIVPTVGCVNGVAEQIINIFKAEVGDITPFDNVLVLKHNYGCSQLGDDHDNTRTILANAVKHPNAGAVLVLGLGCENNNLHIFKDMLGSYDEDRVRFLVSQEVGNEIEEGVKLLKELYNNVQSDQREEVSLSELKIGLKCGGSDGLSGITANPLLGRLSDYMAAQGGTTVLTEVPEMFGAEKILMERAADEAIFHKIVDLINDFKQYFMDYKQPVYENPSPGNKAGGITTLEDKSLGCTQKSGNSTVMDVLKYGELITNKGLNLLNAPGNDLVASSALAAAGCQLVIFTTGRGTPFGTFVPTMKVSTNTPLYEGKRHWIDFNAGVLVEDGSPDEVLREFINYIISVASGEWVNNEKNNFREISIFKTGVTL; via the coding sequence ATAAAAGAGGTACTGCAGATCAACGAAGCTGATAACGTAGCAGTTGCACTTAAAGACTATCAAGCAGGCGACACCATTGTGATTGGTTCAAAAGAGATTAAAATTACGGAAGATATTGCTAGAGGTCATAAAATTGCACTAACCAGCATTAGCGAAGGCGAGAATGTGTTGAAATATGGTTATCCGATCGGTCATGCTAAAGCGCCTATTGCACCGGGAGAGTGGGTGCATACCCATAATACGAAGACAAAGCTAACAGGGGTAGAGGAATATACTTTTGAGCAGAAGCTGACACCAGATCCTTTTAAAGCAGAGAATTTGACCTTTAAAGGGTATCGTCGCTTTGACGGATCTGTAGGTATCCGCAATGAGCTATGGATCGTCCCTACGGTTGGTTGTGTAAATGGAGTGGCGGAGCAGATCATCAATATTTTTAAAGCAGAGGTTGGTGATATCACTCCGTTCGATAACGTGCTCGTACTGAAGCATAACTATGGTTGCTCCCAGCTGGGCGATGATCATGACAACACTCGTACAATACTTGCTAACGCGGTTAAACACCCGAATGCGGGCGCCGTACTTGTGCTCGGACTAGGTTGTGAGAATAACAATTTGCATATTTTTAAAGACATGCTGGGTAGTTACGATGAGGATCGAGTACGTTTTCTTGTCTCCCAAGAGGTTGGGAACGAGATTGAAGAAGGCGTAAAGCTGCTGAAGGAACTCTACAATAACGTACAGAGCGATCAACGGGAAGAAGTCTCACTCTCTGAGCTGAAGATTGGTCTGAAGTGTGGAGGCTCGGATGGTCTGTCCGGGATTACTGCGAATCCGCTTCTTGGACGTCTGTCTGACTATATGGCCGCCCAAGGCGGCACAACTGTACTCACTGAAGTGCCTGAAATGTTTGGTGCCGAAAAAATTCTGATGGAACGTGCTGCAGACGAAGCTATTTTCCACAAAATTGTTGATCTTATCAACGACTTCAAACAGTATTTCATGGACTATAAACAGCCAGTATATGAAAATCCTTCTCCAGGCAATAAAGCGGGTGGGATTACTACGCTCGAGGATAAATCTCTGGGTTGCACTCAAAAATCCGGTAATTCTACGGTAATGGATGTACTCAAGTACGGAGAGCTTATCACTAACAAAGGACTAAATCTTCTTAACGCGCCAGGAAATGATCTTGTGGCTTCGTCCGCACTTGCTGCCGCTGGCTGCCAATTGGTGATCTTTACGACCGGACGGGGTACGCCTTTTGGTACATTCGTGCCAACGATGAAGGTATCGACGAATACGCCTTTGTATGAAGGGAAACGTCATTGGATTGATTTTAATGCGGGCGTGTTGGTCGAAGACGGTTCTCCAGATGAGGTCCTGCGTGAATTCATTAACTACATTATCAGCGTGGCTAGTGGCGAATGGGTTAATAATGAGAAGAATAATTTCCGCGAGATTTCCATATTCAAAACAGGTGTAACGTTATAA
- a CDS encoding DUF1858 domain-containing protein: protein MEKMLRMDESIFEMVSRHPEVVEIMVELGFKDIAKPGMLQTAGRFMTLSKGIKLKKMDLGTVKLAFELKGFEIMK, encoded by the coding sequence ATGGAAAAAATGCTGCGAATGGATGAGTCTATCTTCGAGATGGTATCACGGCATCCAGAGGTCGTTGAGATTATGGTAGAGCTGGGCTTTAAGGACATTGCTAAGCCAGGCATGCTGCAGACCGCTGGCCGTTTCATGACCTTATCCAAAGGAATCAAATTGAAGAAAATGGATCTCGGTACCGTGAAGTTAGCCTTTGAACTAAAAGGCTTCGAGATTATGAAATAA
- a CDS encoding DUF438 domain-containing protein — MSELINNREVNAPEQTRRQAMLKEIIKELHAGKSVEEVKARFEEAVGDVTVAEISAMEHSLMTEEGIPVSEVQRLCSVHTAIFKGSIEQIHRSSKPEEQPGHPVHTFKLENREIERLVNFRLDLHATKFQKNDSEELIFKLLEDFSLLLDLDKHYSRKENLLFPYLEKYGIYGPTKVMWGVDDHIRRMIKEAKAALSSYSGNVADIGVQLTEIIKEVNEMIFKEENILLPMALDKLTEDEWVKIARESDEIGFCLTAPEQEWIPERAAEPEGAALQGEAVGAAPQEGFIRFETGLLSLHQLETVLNHLPVDLTFIDENDVVRYFSHGKERIFARTTAVIGRTVQNCHPPQSVHVVEKLLEDFKAGLKDAEDFWIAIKDKFIYIRYFAVRDETGRYMGTLEFTQNIAPIRALEGQKRILSE; from the coding sequence ATGAGTGAACTGATAAATAACCGCGAGGTCAATGCACCGGAGCAGACCCGTCGCCAGGCCATGCTCAAAGAGATTATTAAAGAACTGCATGCAGGCAAAAGCGTTGAAGAGGTTAAGGCACGTTTCGAAGAAGCTGTAGGCGATGTTACCGTTGCGGAAATCTCTGCAATGGAGCATTCGTTAATGACTGAAGAGGGAATTCCAGTATCTGAAGTACAGCGGCTTTGTTCGGTGCATACAGCAATTTTCAAGGGCTCTATTGAACAAATTCACCGCTCCTCGAAGCCTGAAGAACAACCCGGCCACCCAGTCCACACCTTCAAGCTAGAAAACCGTGAGATTGAAAGACTTGTGAACTTCCGTTTAGATTTACATGCTACTAAATTCCAGAAGAATGACAGCGAGGAGCTGATCTTTAAGCTGCTGGAGGATTTTAGCTTACTGCTGGATTTAGATAAACACTACAGTCGAAAAGAAAATCTGTTGTTCCCTTACCTTGAAAAATACGGCATTTATGGACCAACCAAGGTAATGTGGGGCGTGGATGATCATATCCGTCGTATGATTAAAGAGGCAAAAGCAGCGCTCAGCAGCTACAGCGGAAATGTAGCAGATATTGGGGTTCAACTTACGGAGATCATCAAGGAAGTTAATGAAATGATCTTTAAGGAAGAGAATATACTGCTGCCTATGGCGCTGGATAAATTGACGGAAGACGAATGGGTCAAAATCGCTCGCGAGAGCGACGAGATTGGGTTCTGTCTAACGGCGCCGGAACAGGAGTGGATACCCGAACGTGCCGCCGAGCCGGAAGGTGCAGCATTGCAGGGTGAAGCAGTGGGAGCTGCTCCGCAAGAAGGGTTCATACGTTTTGAGACAGGGCTGTTGTCACTGCATCAGCTGGAGACCGTGCTCAATCACCTGCCGGTAGATCTGACATTCATTGATGAGAATGATGTCGTGCGATATTTTTCACACGGGAAGGAACGTATCTTTGCCCGAACTACGGCAGTTATCGGCCGTACGGTACAGAACTGTCATCCTCCGCAAAGTGTACATGTGGTAGAGAAGCTTTTGGAAGATTTTAAGGCAGGTCTTAAGGATGCTGAAGACTTCTGGATTGCCATCAAGGATAAATTCATCTATATCCGTTATTTTGCTGTCCGCGACGAGACTGGCCGGTATATGGGTACGCTGGAGTTTACGCAAAATATCGCTCCAATCCGTGCATTAGAAGGACAAAAGCGTATTTTATCAGAATAA
- a CDS encoding ROK family glucokinase: MSENIYVGVDLGGTAIKVGICNAEGTLLHTYEGPTGTAEGVDTVIDNIEKYVRQIVEDSPYSWDQLAGVGAGVAGFTNIREGIIILAPNIGFKDVPIRSILEDRWNKPVKIDNDANVAALGEAWSGAGRGIENCVCYTLGTGVGGGIIINGKIYQGFAGLAGELGHITVVPDLEAIQCGCGNMGCLETVSSATGIIRMANDAVARGDRTSLSMVEKIAAKEVFDAAKAGDEVAIRIVNRAAYYLGKSMASVAAVLNPEVFIVGGGVSKAGDILFDEVRRVFAKLAPAPLQTGVTIIPAELGNDAGIVGAAGLLLRS; the protein is encoded by the coding sequence ATGTCTGAGAATATCTACGTTGGCGTGGATTTGGGTGGAACTGCAATTAAGGTTGGAATCTGCAATGCTGAGGGAACGCTACTGCACACTTATGAGGGACCCACAGGAACTGCAGAAGGTGTTGATACTGTTATCGATAATATCGAGAAGTATGTACGCCAAATTGTGGAGGATTCCCCGTACTCTTGGGATCAGCTTGCAGGTGTAGGAGCGGGCGTAGCAGGGTTCACAAATATTCGTGAAGGAATCATTATCCTTGCGCCCAACATAGGATTTAAAGATGTGCCGATTCGCTCCATTTTGGAAGATCGCTGGAACAAGCCTGTCAAAATAGACAATGATGCGAACGTGGCTGCACTGGGTGAAGCCTGGAGTGGTGCAGGACGCGGGATTGAAAACTGTGTCTGCTATACGCTTGGAACAGGTGTGGGTGGCGGAATCATTATTAATGGAAAAATTTATCAAGGTTTTGCAGGTCTAGCCGGTGAGCTTGGTCATATTACTGTAGTGCCGGATCTGGAAGCTATTCAATGTGGTTGCGGCAATATGGGATGTCTGGAAACCGTTTCCTCCGCTACGGGAATTATTCGTATGGCTAATGATGCAGTAGCACGTGGTGATCGTACTTCCCTCTCTATGGTAGAGAAGATTGCTGCGAAGGAAGTCTTTGATGCGGCTAAGGCTGGCGATGAAGTAGCCATTCGCATAGTAAACCGTGCAGCATACTATCTGGGTAAATCTATGGCTTCTGTTGCAGCCGTGCTTAACCCTGAGGTCTTCATTGTTGGTGGTGGTGTGTCTAAGGCTGGAGACATTCTATTTGACGAAGTTCGTCGTGTGTTTGCAAAGCTCGCACCAGCTCCGCTTCAGACTGGTGTTACGATCATTCCTGCGGAGCTTGGTAACGATGCAGGTATTGTTGGTGCAGCAGGCCTTCTGCTTCGTTCTTAA
- the rapZ gene encoding RNase adapter RapZ produces MTELDNTPTAGATLIIITGMSGAGKTIAVQSLEDLGFFCVDNLPPVLIPKFAELIEQSKGKIAKVALVIDLRGREFFTALSESLAYIKDESTIGCEILFLDATDSVLVQRYKESRRHHPLAPKGLPLDGIKLERKMLEELKNSATLCLDTSSMKPVQLKEKIVSRFSHLGKSTLSVNITSFGFKYGIPIDADLVFDVRFLPNPHYVDHLRPKTGQDSDVYDYVMKWPETQVFLTKLLDMLHFLIPQYRREGKSQIIIGIGCTGGKHRSVAISEYLGKMLGVSETESVAVSHRDSERDRH; encoded by the coding sequence ATGACCGAATTGGACAATACTCCAACGGCTGGAGCCACCCTGATCATTATTACCGGAATGTCAGGTGCGGGTAAGACAATTGCTGTGCAGAGTCTGGAAGACCTAGGGTTCTTCTGTGTCGATAATTTGCCGCCGGTGCTGATCCCTAAGTTTGCAGAACTGATTGAGCAGTCGAAGGGTAAGATCGCCAAGGTAGCTCTTGTGATTGACCTACGCGGTAGGGAATTCTTCACTGCTTTGTCCGAATCTCTAGCCTATATCAAAGATGAGTCAACCATTGGCTGTGAAATCTTGTTCTTGGATGCTACGGATTCGGTACTTGTGCAGCGTTACAAGGAAAGCCGGCGTCATCATCCTCTAGCACCTAAGGGGCTTCCGCTTGATGGTATCAAGCTGGAACGTAAAATGCTTGAGGAATTAAAGAATTCAGCCACATTATGTCTGGATACTAGCAGTATGAAACCAGTGCAGCTCAAGGAGAAGATCGTTTCTCGGTTCTCGCATTTAGGAAAAAGTACGCTTTCCGTCAATATTACATCGTTCGGATTTAAGTATGGGATTCCTATTGATGCAGACCTCGTCTTCGATGTTCGCTTTTTGCCTAACCCACATTATGTGGATCACCTGCGGCCCAAAACAGGTCAGGACAGTGATGTCTATGACTATGTAATGAAGTGGCCTGAAACACAGGTGTTCCTGACCAAACTGCTCGATATGCTTCATTTCTTAATACCGCAATATCGTAGGGAAGGTAAGTCCCAGATTATTATCGGCATTGGCTGTACAGGCGGGAAACACCGTTCAGTAGCCATTTCTGAATATTTGGGTAAAATGCTGGGCGTCAGCGAAACGGAATCCGTAGCCGTGAGTCATCGGGATTCCGAGCGTGATCGGCACTAA
- a CDS encoding YvcK family protein gives MGGGTGLSVMLRGLKEKPLDITAIVTVADDGGSSGILRSELQMPPPGDIRNVLTAMADVEPLMADIMRYRFNTGEGLAGHSLGNLILAALTDISGDFVTAVRELSRLFAVRGRVLPAAGDAVVLRAEMSDGTIITGESKIPEAGGIIKRVSLEPADVEPLPEALEAIRNADAILLGPGSLYTSILPNLLVPKLAEAVVSSDAIKIFVCNVMTQPGETDNYSVNDHLQAVYDHIGIHLFDYIIVNDGEIPEQVQTKYAEKGARPVQLDKDVLEGSSYKVIADKLVLFRTYLRHDTDKLSHHIYQLVQDWINRNPRV, from the coding sequence ATGGGCGGTGGTACGGGGCTATCTGTCATGCTTCGCGGCTTAAAAGAAAAGCCGCTAGATATTACAGCTATAGTTACGGTGGCGGATGATGGAGGAAGCTCGGGCATTTTGCGCAGTGAACTGCAAATGCCGCCTCCTGGGGATATCCGCAACGTATTAACGGCTATGGCTGATGTGGAGCCGCTCATGGCGGATATTATGAGATATCGTTTCAACACGGGTGAAGGCTTGGCAGGCCACAGTCTTGGTAATCTAATCCTTGCTGCACTCACAGATATATCTGGCGATTTTGTCACAGCTGTTCGCGAGCTCAGCCGATTATTCGCTGTTCGCGGACGGGTATTGCCCGCTGCGGGGGATGCCGTTGTGCTGCGTGCAGAAATGTCGGATGGCACGATTATCACGGGCGAGTCTAAGATACCGGAAGCCGGCGGGATCATCAAAAGGGTATCTTTGGAGCCTGCTGATGTGGAACCGTTGCCTGAAGCGCTTGAAGCGATTCGAAATGCGGATGCGATTCTTTTGGGCCCAGGGAGTCTATATACGAGTATTCTTCCGAACCTACTTGTTCCGAAGCTAGCAGAAGCGGTTGTATCTTCTGATGCAATCAAAATCTTTGTCTGCAATGTAATGACGCAGCCTGGTGAGACAGATAATTATTCCGTGAATGACCATCTACAAGCCGTTTATGATCATATTGGGATTCATTTATTTGATTATATTATTGTGAATGATGGCGAAATTCCAGAGCAGGTGCAGACGAAGTACGCTGAGAAGGGTGCACGTCCGGTACAGCTCGACAAGGATGTATTAGAAGGTAGTAGTTATAAAGTCATAGCAGATAAGCTAGTGTTATTCCGAACTTATTTAAGACATGATACCGATAAGCTTAGTCATCATATCTATCAGCTTGTGCAAGATTGGATAAACAGAAACCCTAGGGTATAA
- the whiA gene encoding DNA-binding protein WhiA translates to MSFAALTKKELTMVESEPCCEKAEMSALIRMNGSVQLSSKKVILDISTENAAIARRVYSLLKKYYQVHIELLVRKKMRLKKNNVYIVRIPSRVQEILNDLRIVSEGFIFTDGIDKEIVGNNCCKRAYLRGAFLAGGSVNNPEGSSYHLEISSMYEEHCKALVDLAGEFHLNARCIERKKGFILYIKEGEKIIEFLSLIGAHQALFKFEDVRIMRDMRNSVNRIVNCETANLNKTISAAVRQIENIKLLQREVGLESLPDKLREVAEIRMAHPDINLKEVGEMLKGTVSKSGVNHRLRKIDELADKVRGG, encoded by the coding sequence TTGTCTTTTGCGGCCCTTACCAAAAAAGAGCTGACGATGGTGGAGAGTGAGCCTTGTTGTGAGAAGGCGGAAATGTCAGCGCTTATCCGTATGAATGGATCTGTGCAGCTTTCAAGCAAAAAGGTTATTCTCGACATTTCGACGGAGAACGCCGCGATTGCAAGGCGGGTATATTCTTTACTTAAGAAATATTACCAGGTCCATATTGAGCTACTCGTGCGTAAAAAAATGCGTTTGAAGAAAAATAACGTTTATATCGTAAGGATCCCTAGCCGCGTACAGGAGATCTTAAATGATCTCAGAATTGTATCCGAAGGATTTATTTTTACCGACGGTATTGATAAAGAGATTGTTGGGAATAACTGCTGTAAGCGTGCTTATTTGCGTGGTGCCTTTCTGGCGGGTGGATCGGTTAATAATCCAGAGGGTTCCTCTTACCACTTGGAGATTTCCTCGATGTATGAGGAGCATTGTAAGGCGCTGGTCGATCTGGCTGGTGAATTTCACCTAAACGCACGCTGCATTGAACGTAAAAAAGGGTTCATTCTATACATTAAAGAAGGCGAGAAGATTATCGAATTCTTAAGTCTGATCGGAGCGCATCAAGCGTTGTTCAAATTTGAGGATGTAAGAATTATGCGTGATATGCGTAATTCCGTGAATCGGATCGTGAACTGCGAGACCGCGAACCTCAATAAAACAATAAGTGCCGCGGTGCGGCAGATTGAGAATATCAAACTGCTGCAGCGAGAAGTGGGACTGGAGAGCCTACCGGATAAACTGCGAGAAGTTGCAGAAATTCGAATGGCACATCCAGATATCAACCTTAAAGAGGTTGGTGAAATGCTGAAAGGTACGGTTAGTAAGTCCGGAGTAAATCATCGACTTCGTAAGATTGATGAACTGGCGGACAAGGTTCGAGGCGGCTAG
- a CDS encoding HPr family phosphocarrier protein, with amino-acid sequence MTKHPVVVRLKTGLHARPAALFVQEANKFSSEIFVEKDDKKVNAKSIMGIMSLAISSGTEIYISADGADADQAVNALTSLVSKEELENQ; translated from the coding sequence ATGACAAAGCACCCGGTAGTTGTTCGGTTGAAGACAGGGCTACACGCTCGACCGGCAGCATTGTTTGTGCAAGAAGCTAACAAGTTTTCGTCGGAGATTTTCGTGGAAAAAGACGATAAAAAAGTAAACGCCAAAAGTATTATGGGTATTATGAGCCTAGCGATCAGTTCCGGCACGGAGATCTATATCAGCGCGGATGGTGCAGACGCGGATCAAGCTGTAAACGCTTTGACAAGTCTTGTCAGCAAAGAAGAGCTTGAGAACCAATAA
- a CDS encoding SIMPL domain-containing protein (The SIMPL domain is named for its presence in mouse protein SIMPL (signalling molecule that associates with mouse pelle-like kinase). Bacterial member BP26, from Brucella, was shown to assemble into a channel-like structure, while YggE from E. coli has been associated with resistance to oxidative stress.): MKGLVKKIGSVLIVGSLLIGGISMSGVFQGPAKAYADEVQKNVVSVVGKGELSIKPDIVYLSIGVDTTAATAQEAQKTNAAKIQKITTLLKGTWKIADKDIQSTQFYVQPNYSYSEKDGQQVKGYNANHTLLVSYRDLTKVGELLDAASAAGANNIGNARFSVEDTSAFEAQVIEKAMANADAKAGAIAKSAKRSLGQVITVSQNDGNVTPVYFEQNLKMEMAAADAGASTSVQPGVVKVTTQLSVMYELK, from the coding sequence ATGAAAGGTTTAGTTAAGAAGATTGGTTCAGTGTTGATTGTAGGGAGTTTGTTAATTGGAGGGATTAGCATGAGTGGCGTCTTCCAAGGTCCTGCAAAGGCTTACGCAGATGAAGTGCAGAAGAATGTTGTTAGTGTAGTAGGTAAAGGCGAATTGTCCATCAAGCCGGATATTGTATACTTGTCCATTGGTGTGGATACTACAGCTGCAACCGCGCAAGAAGCGCAAAAAACTAATGCTGCCAAAATTCAAAAGATCACCACTCTATTGAAAGGTACATGGAAAATCGCAGATAAGGATATTCAAAGTACACAGTTTTATGTGCAACCTAACTATAGCTATAGCGAAAAAGATGGACAGCAAGTGAAAGGATACAACGCCAATCATACGCTGTTAGTGTCTTATCGAGATCTGACCAAGGTTGGTGAATTGCTGGACGCTGCATCTGCGGCAGGGGCAAATAATATCGGAAATGCACGTTTTTCCGTGGAAGATACTTCTGCTTTTGAAGCTCAGGTGATTGAAAAGGCGATGGCGAACGCGGATGCTAAAGCAGGAGCTATTGCTAAGTCAGCTAAACGTAGCTTGGGTCAAGTAATCACGGTCAGCCAAAATGATGGCAATGTCACTCCGGTTTATTTTGAACAGAATCTAAAAATGGAAATGGCTGCAGCAGATGCTGGTGCAAGCACATCCGTTCAACCGGGAGTAGTTAAAGTTACAACACAGCTGAGCGTAATGTATGAATTGAAATAG
- a CDS encoding DUF4163 domain-containing protein, producing MMNISKETVRKWGIGLMSAGLLLGGGLLPDVTSYAASDLSQSKPIASSIALKANGKISKQLGILQEGKVWVPITFMRDVLQLPLTYDKKENAYTIGKGTTKTKLTLSSYGTSIWVNNYYIREYEGKLINNRLYVPSGLLNDYLGYKVDWSQGSSKLNVVNRPQNALTVTTETYAKDRKEALIQLDYPKISGLSNSNAQQAMNDILKESAMRFAAGAEKDISNRSGSEPKYTYDIDYVVTYNQNGVISLVMSLYSDTGGAHGMTYREAFTFSLRDGKRLLLGDLFGANPNYKKELNAKLNKLIKAEESYLGGFNGLNTEKYFYLKDDQVVLFFQLYEYTAYAAGFPEYSFTFKELLPEGGSPFAAVK from the coding sequence ATGATGAATATTTCAAAAGAAACAGTACGCAAATGGGGCATAGGTTTGATGTCGGCGGGTTTATTGCTTGGTGGAGGATTATTGCCTGATGTTACTAGTTATGCAGCATCTGATCTGTCGCAGAGTAAGCCAATTGCTTCAAGTATAGCTTTAAAGGCAAACGGGAAGATTTCGAAGCAGCTAGGTATTTTGCAGGAAGGGAAGGTCTGGGTTCCGATCACTTTTATGCGAGATGTGCTGCAATTACCGCTTACTTATGATAAAAAAGAAAATGCATACACGATAGGAAAGGGAACGACTAAGACCAAGTTAACGTTATCTAGCTATGGTACTTCTATTTGGGTGAACAATTATTACATTCGAGAGTATGAAGGAAAGCTAATCAACAATCGCCTCTATGTTCCATCTGGTCTATTAAATGATTATTTGGGCTATAAAGTGGATTGGAGTCAGGGCTCTAGTAAGTTGAACGTGGTGAACAGACCACAGAATGCGTTGACGGTAACCACTGAAACCTATGCTAAGGATCGAAAAGAGGCTTTGATCCAGCTTGATTATCCGAAGATCAGTGGATTAAGCAATTCCAATGCACAGCAGGCCATGAATGATATTTTGAAAGAAAGTGCCATGAGATTCGCTGCAGGCGCAGAGAAGGATATCTCTAATCGATCCGGGTCAGAGCCCAAGTATACCTATGATATAGATTATGTGGTGACCTACAATCAGAATGGTGTGATCAGTTTGGTGATGTCACTTTATAGCGATACGGGCGGCGCTCATGGTATGACCTATCGTGAGGCTTTTACCTTTTCGCTCAGGGATGGCAAGCGTCTATTGCTGGGTGATCTGTTTGGTGCTAATCCAAACTACAAAAAAGAGTTGAACGCTAAGCTGAACAAGCTGATAAAAGCGGAGGAAAGCTATTTGGGGGGATTCAACGGATTGAATACGGAAAAGTATTTTTATCTGAAGGATGATCAGGTCGTTCTGTTCTTCCAATTGTATGAATACACAGCTTACGCTGCAGGGTTCCCGGAATATTCCTTTACTTTCAAAGAACTGTTGCCGGAAGGCGGCAGCCCATTTGCTGCTGTAAAATAA
- a CDS encoding GDSL-type esterase/lipase family protein → MSYQYTAIGDSLTTGFGALPGNGFVPVYRRMAEGRLRSNVASTNLGVNGLTTSELEQRLRGSSMTREAIRAADIITLSIGGNDLIHAAKAAARQPENLSKELRRSLQECKQNFAAIMSILFQLKSGTRRPYIIRIVGLYNPYPQVVGATEWVRQFNRYASQYSSRVCGFASIYNEFAGNERGLLSIDHLHPNGRGYRVIAEKLDALGYGGLY, encoded by the coding sequence ATGAGCTATCAATACACTGCAATTGGCGATTCCTTGACGACTGGATTTGGCGCTCTGCCAGGTAACGGTTTTGTACCGGTGTACCGTAGAATGGCGGAAGGGAGACTGCGTTCTAATGTAGCCTCCACGAATTTGGGCGTGAATGGATTGACTACTTCTGAATTGGAACAGCGGCTACGCGGAAGCTCTATGACTCGTGAAGCCATTCGAGCAGCCGATATTATCACTCTATCCATTGGTGGTAATGATTTAATTCATGCTGCGAAGGCTGCAGCTAGACAACCTGAAAATTTATCCAAAGAGCTGCGAAGATCATTGCAAGAATGCAAACAGAATTTTGCTGCAATTATGAGTATCCTCTTCCAATTGAAGTCGGGAACGCGTAGACCTTATATCATTCGAATTGTGGGATTGTATAATCCCTATCCTCAGGTAGTAGGTGCTACAGAGTGGGTACGGCAATTTAACCGCTATGCCTCACAGTACAGTAGCCGAGTATGTGGATTTGCTTCTATTTATAATGAGTTTGCAGGAAACGAGAGGGGCCTTTTATCGATTGACCACTTACATCCTAATGGCCGAGGCTACCGTGTGATTGCTGAGAAACTGGATGCGCTTGGTTATGGTGGTTTGTATTAA
- the clpP gene encoding ATP-dependent Clp endopeptidase proteolytic subunit ClpP produces the protein MSYIPMVVEQSNRGERAYDIYSRLLKDRIIFLGTEVNDVVANSIIAQMLFLAAEDPEKDIHLYVNSPGGSITAGMAIFDTMQYIKPDVSTICVGMAASMGAFLLNAGAKGKRFALPNSEIMIHQPLGGAQGQATDIEIRARRILKLRDKLNRILAERTGQPLERIEKDTDRDYFMTAADAAAYGIVDKVIEKTLPSGV, from the coding sequence GTGAGTTATATTCCTATGGTAGTAGAACAGAGCAACCGCGGTGAGCGCGCTTATGACATCTATTCCCGCCTGCTGAAGGACCGCATCATTTTCCTTGGAACGGAGGTTAATGACGTGGTAGCCAATTCTATCATCGCACAAATGCTGTTCTTGGCTGCCGAAGATCCGGAGAAGGACATTCACCTTTACGTGAATAGCCCCGGCGGTTCCATTACTGCAGGTATGGCTATTTTTGATACAATGCAGTACATTAAACCGGACGTTTCCACCATCTGTGTGGGTATGGCAGCTTCTATGGGAGCTTTCCTACTTAACGCTGGCGCTAAAGGCAAACGCTTCGCGCTGCCTAACAGTGAGATCATGATTCACCAGCCTTTGGGTGGTGCTCAAGGTCAAGCAACGGATATTGAAATCCGTGCCCGTCGTATCCTGAAATTGCGTGATAAGTTGAATCGTATTCTTGCAGAACGTACGGGTCAACCGCTAGAACGTATTGAGAAGGATACAGATCGTGATTACTTCATGACTGCTGCAGACGCGGCAGCTTACGGTATCGTTGATAAAGTCATCGAGAAGACACTGCCTAGCGGTGTGTAA